A single region of the Nitrospiraceae bacterium genome encodes:
- a CDS encoding ChaN family lipoprotein, protein MSIAACTAGEPASSQFVQNRERFHEWQVINAVSGQVIRMDDVMRELALQDVVYLGEEHHNRYHIEAALQVMRGLIERGRKPGLAMEMFGWDGQPALDRYTSGQERDRSVFIEQSHWLQNWGGPFEDYEPLVQLAKDRQLSLVALNPPKGLVKMVMKKGLVAARSDPEMAQWGMQDETIVDEPLYRERIITQLQQCHGGGESLYQSMYEASMVRDEGMAKTIVERLATIRSAQDPLAGPVVSYTGGGHIQYQLPVPNRVTRRAGWPVRQLSIYMMSFERNRVSELEEVIRDKIADYIWLTPIGVQGPPRRCR, encoded by the coding sequence ATGAGCATCGCGGCTTGCACCGCCGGCGAACCGGCGTCTTCTCAATTCGTCCAAAACCGAGAGCGATTCCATGAATGGCAGGTCATCAACGCTGTCAGTGGCCAGGTGATTCGAATGGATGATGTGATGAGGGAGTTGGCTCTGCAAGATGTCGTTTATCTGGGGGAAGAGCACCACAACCGGTACCACATCGAGGCAGCTCTCCAAGTTATGAGGGGGCTCATTGAGCGGGGACGGAAGCCGGGCCTGGCCATGGAAATGTTCGGCTGGGATGGTCAACCGGCTCTCGATCGGTATACCTCAGGGCAGGAACGCGACCGATCTGTATTCATCGAACAAAGTCACTGGCTCCAGAATTGGGGAGGGCCATTCGAAGACTACGAGCCCCTGGTTCAGCTTGCGAAGGATCGGCAGCTCTCGCTTGTGGCGCTGAATCCTCCAAAAGGTTTAGTGAAAATGGTCATGAAGAAAGGACTCGTGGCGGCGAGGTCCGATCCTGAGATGGCCCAATGGGGGATGCAGGATGAAACGATTGTCGATGAGCCGTTGTATCGCGAGCGGATAATCACGCAACTCCAACAATGTCATGGGGGAGGGGAGAGCCTCTATCAGTCGATGTATGAGGCCTCGATGGTGCGTGATGAAGGCATGGCTAAGACGATAGTGGAACGGCTAGCAACCATTCGCTCTGCTCAGGATCCTTTGGCGGGCCCAGTAGTGAGCTACACAGGCGGGGGTCACATTCAATACCAGCTTCCGGTGCCGAATCGAGTGACCCGTAGAGCTGGTTGGCCTGTCCGCCAGCTGAGTATTTATATGATGTCCTTTGAGAGAAACCGGGTCTCGGAGTTGGAGGAAGTGATTCGGGACAAAATTGCAGATTATATCTGGCTGACACCTATCGGAGTTCAAGGGCCGCCACGCCGCTGTCGATAG